The Solibacillus sp. FSL R7-0682 genome includes a window with the following:
- the fliM gene encoding flagellar motor switch protein FliM, translating into MAGDIMSQSEIDALLSAISTGEMNAADMRKEEESRKVKVYDFKRALRFSKDQIRSLTRIHENFARLLTTFFSAQLRSYVQITVASVDQIPFEEFVRSIPNMTLINVFEVPPLDGNILMEINPNIAYSMLDRLMGGTGASHSNVDNLTEIETKIMTNLFERSFDNLREAWENVAEIDPMLVELEVNPQFLQMISPNETVVVISLNTIIGETTGMINICIPHVVLEPIVPNLSVRYWMQTNTKEISPEQTKMLETRVKQADLPVIAELGTTDITIEDFLTMAIGDVIQLNQKIENPLTLKVGSLPKFTVQPGKLNKKMAVQIIDPLKGGDEDE; encoded by the coding sequence ATGGCAGGAGATATAATGTCTCAGTCCGAGATTGATGCGCTATTATCAGCGATATCAACCGGTGAAATGAATGCAGCAGACATGAGAAAAGAAGAAGAATCTCGTAAGGTTAAGGTTTATGACTTTAAACGAGCATTGCGCTTCTCAAAAGATCAAATCCGAAGTTTGACCCGAATACATGAAAATTTTGCGCGACTGTTAACAACATTCTTTTCAGCACAGCTTAGAAGTTATGTACAAATTACAGTAGCATCGGTTGACCAAATTCCGTTTGAAGAATTTGTTCGTTCAATTCCGAATATGACATTAATTAATGTTTTCGAAGTACCGCCATTAGACGGGAATATTCTTATGGAAATTAATCCGAACATTGCATATTCAATGTTAGATCGTTTAATGGGTGGTACTGGAGCAAGTCATAGTAACGTTGACAATTTAACTGAGATTGAGACAAAAATTATGACGAATTTATTCGAGCGTTCATTTGATAATTTAAGGGAAGCATGGGAGAATGTTGCAGAAATTGATCCTATGCTTGTGGAATTAGAAGTAAATCCACAGTTCCTACAAATGATTTCACCGAATGAAACAGTAGTTGTAATTTCGTTAAATACAATAATTGGTGAAACAACTGGGATGATTAATATTTGTATTCCACATGTTGTTTTAGAACCAATTGTTCCTAATTTATCTGTTCGTTACTGGATGCAGACAAATACAAAAGAAATCTCTCCAGAACAAACTAAAATGCTAGAAACTCGTGTAAAACAAGCTGATTTACCTGTAATTGCTGAGTTAGGAACGACTGATATAACAATCGAAGATTTCTTAACAATGGCAATAGGTGATGTTATTCAATTAAATCAAAAGATAGAAAATCCTTTGACTTTAAAAGTCGGAAGTTTACCTAAATTTACAGTACAGCCTGGGAAACTAAATAAAAAAATGGCTGTCCAAATTATCGACCCTTTGA
- the fliL gene encoding flagellar basal body-associated protein FliL encodes MKNNKLLTIMLIMLVTITLIGVIVVVLLTQLDKGSAATEPTIDEIVESSVDIPEITTNLADGSFVRISLKVQGSDKDAGEELLKRDFQVKNIVIQELSEMEKESLEGKQGKVTFQNAIKSQVNELMQNGEVTQVYITSYVLQ; translated from the coding sequence ATGAAGAACAATAAACTATTAACAATTATGCTCATTATGTTAGTGACGATTACTTTAATTGGTGTTATTGTTGTGGTGTTATTAACACAGCTTGACAAAGGTTCAGCAGCAACTGAACCAACAATTGATGAAATTGTTGAATCCTCTGTAGACATTCCAGAGATTACGACGAATTTAGCAGATGGAAGTTTTGTACGCATTTCACTTAAAGTTCAAGGTTCAGATAAAGATGCTGGAGAAGAGCTATTGAAGCGTGATTTCCAAGTGAAGAATATTGTCATTCAAGAATTATCTGAAATGGAAAAGGAATCTTTAGAAGGTAAACAAGGTAAAGTTACATTCCAAAATGCTATTAAGTCGCAAGTGAATGAATTAATGCAAAATGGTGAAGTAACACAAGTGTATATTACCTCCTATGTTCTGCAGTAA
- a CDS encoding flagellar FlbD family protein, with translation MIEVTRLNGKAFTLNALYIETVEAFPDTTITLTTGRKFIVLETENQVRQKVTTFYQHIQALSNPHLRGEEDEEQ, from the coding sequence ATGATTGAAGTAACGCGCCTAAATGGCAAAGCATTTACTTTAAACGCTCTATACATAGAAACAGTCGAAGCTTTTCCAGACACAACGATTACGCTAACGACTGGGCGTAAATTCATTGTTTTAGAAACTGAAAATCAGGTGCGACAAAAGGTAACAACCTTTTATCAACATATACAAGCACTATCAAACCCGCATCTAAGAGGTGAAGAAGATGAAGAACAATAA
- a CDS encoding flagellar hook-basal body complex protein: protein MLRSMYSGISGLKNFQTKLDVIGNNISNVNTYGFKKERTIFKDLISQTQAGASAPSATRGGVNAIQVGLGSQLAAIDTVHNPGSMQSTGRTLDLAISGDGFFMVADSAADAAPTPDDMEDLTQNPLLADGFTNIQYTRAGNMYMDKYGYLVNGDGKYLVGVANENLYAEVDPDAESMSDDDRADLAQGTDNLYVDGQITPAAGTTGPLRIPTNAQSMSISQDGSVYYVDVNGKLQFAGQALLAKFPNASGLEKTGSNYFQMSANSGDPLVQVGTQAGIGSVNSSFLEMSNVDLSEEFTEMIVAQRGFQANSRIITTSDEILQELVNLKR from the coding sequence ATGTTACGTTCAATGTATTCAGGTATTTCAGGTTTAAAAAATTTCCAGACAAAGTTAGACGTTATTGGTAATAACATTTCTAATGTTAATACGTATGGTTTTAAAAAGGAACGTACAATTTTTAAAGATTTAATTTCACAAACACAAGCAGGGGCATCTGCTCCTTCAGCAACACGTGGTGGTGTCAATGCCATTCAAGTAGGATTAGGTTCTCAACTTGCAGCGATTGATACAGTTCACAACCCGGGTTCAATGCAATCAACAGGGCGTACACTTGACTTAGCTATCTCTGGAGATGGTTTCTTTATGGTAGCAGATTCTGCTGCTGATGCAGCACCAACTCCTGATGATATGGAAGATTTAACGCAAAATCCATTGTTAGCAGATGGCTTCACTAATATTCAATATACTCGAGCAGGAAATATGTATATGGATAAATACGGGTACCTAGTAAATGGAGATGGAAAATATTTAGTAGGTGTTGCTAACGAAAATTTATATGCGGAAGTAGATCCGGATGCGGAGAGTATGTCAGATGACGATCGTGCAGATTTAGCACAGGGAACTGACAATCTATATGTAGATGGACAAATTACACCAGCAGCTGGTACAACGGGGCCACTAAGAATTCCAACGAATGCTCAATCCATGTCTATTTCACAAGATGGTTCTGTTTACTATGTTGACGTTAATGGTAAGTTACAATTCGCAGGGCAAGCTTTATTAGCTAAATTTCCAAACGCTTCTGGTTTAGAAAAAACTGGATCTAACTACTTCCAAATGTCTGCGAACTCTGGAGATCCTTTAGTACAAGTGGGGACTCAAGCAGGTATCGGATCAGTTAACTCTAGTTTCCTTGAAATGTCAAACGTAGACCTTTCTGAAGAATTTACGGAGATGATTGTTGCACAACGTGGTTTCCAAGCGAACTCTCGTATTATTACTACTTCAGATGAGATATTACAAGAACTTGTAAACTTAAAACGATAG